One Calonectris borealis chromosome 15, bCalBor7.hap1.2, whole genome shotgun sequence DNA segment encodes these proteins:
- the LOC142088487 gene encoding START domain-containing protein 10-like, producing MSRGGEMVYIPDDSDFSSFRDQCESLEGWHCRYNKAGVTVWSQGQEESCTVQKIKTRISCNDVPAETLYDVLHDTRYRKKWDSNMIETYDIGRLTVNADVGYYSWKCPSPLKNRDFVTLRSWLPLGNDYMIINYSVKHPKYPPRKDFVRAVSLQTGYLIKANGAGACVLYYLTQVDPRGSLPKWVVNRVSQFVAPKAMKKIYKAGLKYPEWKRKHDPGYKPWVYPEQNTLPSVSLAELSVQHADSLENIDETGLPEDHLSTSDHEA from the exons ATGTCCAGAGGAGGGGAGATGGTTTATATCCCGGATGACTCCGACTTCAGCTCCTTCAGGGATCAGTGCGAGAGCCTGGAGGGCTGGCACTGTCGCTATAACAAGGCTGGCGTGACCGTGTGGAGTCAGGGCCAGGAGGAAAGCTGCACCGTGCAGAAAATCAAG ACTCGTATCTCCTGCAACGACGTCCCTGCTGAGACGCTCTACGACGTGCTGCACGACACCCGCTACCGCAAGAAATGGGACTCGAACATGATCGAAACCTATGACATCGGGCGCCTGACTGTTAATGCTGACGTGGGATACTACTCCT GGAAATGCCCGAGCCCCCTGAAGAACCGGGATTTCGTCACCCTGCGCTCCTGGCTGCCCCTGGGCAATGACTACATGATCATCAACTACAGCGTCAAGCACCCG AAATACCCACCCCGGAAGGATTTTGTGAGGGCCGTGTCCCTGCAGACAGGTTACCTGATCAAGGCAAACGGTGCTGGTGCCTGCGTCCTCTATTATCTCACCCAGGTGGACCCTCGCG GGTCGCTGCCAAAGTGGGTGGTGAACCGCGTCTCCCAGTTTGTGGCACCGAAG GCAATGAAGAAGATCTACAAGGCTGGGCTGAAGTACCCGGAGTGGAAACGGAAGCATGATCCCGGATACAAGCCCTGGGTGTACCCGGAGCAGAACACGCTGCCCAGTGTCAGCCTGGCCGAGCTCTCAGTGCAGCACGCCGACTCGCTGGAGAACATCGATGAGACGGGGCTGCCCGAGGACCATCTGAGCACCAGTGACCATGAGGCCTGA